ATAAAGCTTGATCGGCGTTTTCCTGTCCAGGCCTGTATACTTTTTTAACTCAAACACGACCAGTTTCCCCCCGCGCGAGGAAAAACCGGCATGGTAGAGCGGTGTGTTTATTTGAATCGTCTGTTCCTCTCTGGGCGATACCGGGATTGCAAGTGGTTTTGCGCCGACAACGCCGGACGGCGGTTGAGCAAAGTCCTGTTTCTCCGCGGCCTTCTCCGGCTGTCCGAGTCCGGGCGAAGATGGAACCAGCCCGAGTTTCTCGACAACGTAGGGGTAGGCCATCATAATCGTAAATGACAAAACCAGAAAGAGAATAAACCGCTTTTCCATTTATCCGCTTATTTGACGGGATCGTACCCGCCGGGGTGAAACGGCTGGCATTTCAATATTCGTACAACGGTGTACAGAAGGCCCTTGACCATTCCGTGCCGTTGCAGCGACTCCATGGCATAACAGGAGCAGGTCGGCGTGAATCGGCACGCTCTCGGCAAAAACGGGGAGACCGTCCATTTGTAGCACTTGATCATCCCGATCAACACGTGTTTCATACGGGTTCCTGACATACCCGCGCTTGCCGGAGCGCGTTTTCAAAATCAACGGTCAATAAATCACGTCGCTGCGTAAGCAAGGCTATCCGAGGAAACAGGATGATATCGCAAGAAGGAGAGATTCTTTTTTGAAATTGATCGAAAAGAATTCGCGCAATTCGCTTGGCTTTATTCCTTCGAACCGCCGGCCCAAACCTTCGACCGACCACGGCAGCAAACCTAGAACAAGAACGGCGGTTTTCCCGGCACAAAATTCGAAACGTCTCGGCATCGACCGTAACCCCGTATCGATAAACACCCGTAAACTGCACCTTCCGATTCAACCGGTGTCTGCGATTCATAGTTACTCCTACGCGGTTAACTTTCTTCTTCCTTTCGACCGGCGTCGAGACAAAGCGCGACGACCCCCTTTCGATTTCATGCGGGTTAAAAATCCATGCGTCTTTTTTTTTCTCCTCTTGCTGGGCTGCCGGTACGTGATGGACATGTATCCTCCTCGATCTTTTAAAAAATTTCATTATAGGCAGGTTTGTTTGGCGAGTCAATCGAAAACACGTCGGTTTCATTCGGTCGTTTGTTACAGGAGAGAAATTGTAAATGAAATAAAATAGTAGTAATAGTAGTGCTTGTTAAAAGAGGGAATTGAATCGGAACGGAATAAAAGAAAACACACTTCTCTGGGGGTTGGGGCTGAATAAAACTTGCTTTGTTTGAATGGTTTTGTTATCTTGGGCCGGGAATCAATTTAACCACAGGCAATAACGGCGATCATTTTTATGTAGGTGTTCTGAAGTGGATTTTAACCAGCATAGCTTATTGATTTATATTGCATTAATTTATTATCAACAATTGTTGATAAAGCTGTTGATAACCAGGCGGAAATGAAACCGGAAGAAATCTGGCACCAAGCCAGTGAAAAGATGGAGACCCGTGTCAACAAGCAGACCCATGACACATGGTTCAAACCTCTTTCCATCGAGTCCGTCGAAGGCAAGGAGGTCACGCTCGTCGCACCCAATCGGTTTTTCTGCGAATGGATTAGGGAGCACTACTATGAAATGCTTCTCGACGAAATAGGGCGGATTACGAAGATTGATGGATTAAGAATAAACCTGATCATAAAGAACGGCGAACAAACGCCGACCGAAAGTCCGATATCGGAAAAAACGGGAAGATCCCGAAGAGGAATTCAGCTCAATGCAAAGTACACCTTTGGCGGGTTCGTGGTCGGTTCCTGCAACCAGTTCGCCCATGCCGCGGCCTTGGCCGTGGCGGAATCTCCAGCCAGGGCCTACAACCCATTATTCCTGTATGGCGGTGTAGGGCTGGGAAAGACACACCTGCTGAATGCGATAGGGAATTTTATAATCGAAAAGCGTCCCGGGACGAGGATCGCCTATCTCTCTTCCGAGCAATTCACGAACGAAGTCATCAATTCCATCCGGTACGACAAAATGCTGGAGTTTAGGAACAAATACCGGGGTGTTGATACGTTGCTTATGGATGACATCCAGTTCATCGCGGGAAAAGAACGGACGCAAGAAGAGTTTTTTCACACCTTCAACGCCCTTTACGAAGCCCACAAACAAATTGTCTTGTCGAGCGATCGCTTTCCTAAAGAAATCCCGACGATTGAAGAACGGCTGAGATCTCGTTTTGAATGGGGTTTGATTGCGGATCTTCAAGTCCCGGACCTCGAAACCCGTATCGCCATTCTCCGAAAGAAAGCCGAGACCGAGGCGATCGATCTGCCAGACGCGGTGGCCCATCTGTTGGCCGAAAACATCCGTGGGAACGTCCGTGAATTGGAAGGGGCTCTGATTCGAGTCGGGGCCTTTTCTTCGTTGACGGGACAAGCCATAACGCTGGACTTGGCGAAGAAGATTCTTCGGGATTCGGTGCAAGTAAAGAAAATCCTTACCGCAGAAGAGATTCAAAGAGTCGTCGCGGAACGCTTCCACCTTCGGCAGGTCGATATGAAGTCGAAGAAAAGGACAAAAACGATCGTGCAGCCCAGGCAGATCACCATGTACCTCTGCCGAGAACTGACGTCCAATTCCTTCCCGGAAATCGGGCGACATTTCGGTGGGAAGGATCATACAACGGTTATCCATGCCTGTCGGCAGATCGAGAAACGAATGGAAGCCGACGCGAGTTTTAAACAATTGGTGGAATCCATAACGAGGCAGTTGCAAGAAGGCCAGGGTTCGGCATAACAACGTACTCCAGGGGCACGAGGAGGTTTGTATGAAGCTCAAAATTTCTCGGAGTGAATTATTGACCGGCTTCCAACGCGTTCAAGGCGTGGTTGAAAAGCGAAATACCATGCCGATCCTTTCAAACATGCTCTTTGAGGCGAAAGGGGACCGGGTCATTTTATTCGCAACCGACCTCGAGATCGGCATTCGGGGAACCTACAAAGCCGAGGTATCGCAGCCCGGCGGGGTAACCGTTTCGGCCAGGAAGTTGTATGAGATCATTCGCGAACTGCCGGACGGCATGGTCACGATCTCTTCGAAAGAGGATCACGCCGTTCAGATCGAGGCTGGAAAGAGCGAGTTCAAAGTGTTGGGACTGCCGCCCCAGGAATTTCCGGCCATGCCGACGGTCGAATCGGAACCGCTCATGGCCGTCGACCGCAAGACGCTTTCCGATTTGATTCGCAAGACCGTTTTTACCGCCAGCGACAACAACGCCCGTTATATTCTCAACGGGTTACTGGTCACCCTCTATGCAAAGGACAAGAAACCTTTCCTGCGATTTGTCGGAACCGACGGCCACCGTTTGGCGGTGATCGAGAGGCCGTTGGACGGTGGAACGGTGCGGGGACTTCCCCAAGAGCTGACCGCCGTCATTCCAAAGAAGGCCGCGACGGAAATAAAGAAATTGTTGGAGGAGAATGAAGAAGGACCGGAACTCGGCGTGAGTAAAAATCAAATGATCTTTAAGCGGGGAGGCCTCCTTTTGCTTGCCCGACTCATGGAAGGCAGCTACCCCAATTACCAGCAAGTGATTCCCACAGAAAATGAGAAGCGCGCCGCGGTTAAAAGGACCGAGCTCGAGGGCGCGCTGCGCCGAGTGTCCATCCTTTCTCGCGAGAAAACGAGTGCGATCAAGCTGGCCCTGGAGCCGGGTACGCTTACGTTGTCTTCCAGCAATCCGGACATGGGGGAAGCGAAAGAAACGATCGGGGCCAAGTTCAACCAAGAAGGGGTCACAACGGGTTTTAACGCCCGATATCTTTTGGACGCCCTCTCGGCGATCGATGCGGAAGAGGCCGTTTTGGAGTTTAAGGATGCACTGAGTCCCTGCATCATCCGTCAAGCGGATGACCCGGATTACTTATGCGTGGTCATGCCGATGCGGGTTTGAATCACCGGGGGTCATGCTGGGCTATCCGGTTCTGCTGGGATGGGGACCTCAGGGAGTAGGGCGTGACTCTGTCTTAAGGAGCAGCATGGAGACCAAAGCGTCCCCCAAGTACGATGCGGAACAGATCAAGGTCTTGGAAGGATTGGATGCG
Above is a window of Nitrospiria bacterium DNA encoding:
- the dnaN gene encoding DNA polymerase III subunit beta, with the translated sequence MKLKISRSELLTGFQRVQGVVEKRNTMPILSNMLFEAKGDRVILFATDLEIGIRGTYKAEVSQPGGVTVSARKLYEIIRELPDGMVTISSKEDHAVQIEAGKSEFKVLGLPPQEFPAMPTVESEPLMAVDRKTLSDLIRKTVFTASDNNARYILNGLLVTLYAKDKKPFLRFVGTDGHRLAVIERPLDGGTVRGLPQELTAVIPKKAATEIKKLLEENEEGPELGVSKNQMIFKRGGLLLLARLMEGSYPNYQQVIPTENEKRAAVKRTELEGALRRVSILSREKTSAIKLALEPGTLTLSSSNPDMGEAKETIGAKFNQEGVTTGFNARYLLDALSAIDAEEAVLEFKDALSPCIIRQADDPDYLCVVMPMRV
- the dnaA gene encoding chromosomal replication initiator protein DnaA, with the protein product MKPEEIWHQASEKMETRVNKQTHDTWFKPLSIESVEGKEVTLVAPNRFFCEWIREHYYEMLLDEIGRITKIDGLRINLIIKNGEQTPTESPISEKTGRSRRGIQLNAKYTFGGFVVGSCNQFAHAAALAVAESPARAYNPLFLYGGVGLGKTHLLNAIGNFIIEKRPGTRIAYLSSEQFTNEVINSIRYDKMLEFRNKYRGVDTLLMDDIQFIAGKERTQEEFFHTFNALYEAHKQIVLSSDRFPKEIPTIEERLRSRFEWGLIADLQVPDLETRIAILRKKAETEAIDLPDAVAHLLAENIRGNVRELEGALIRVGAFSSLTGQAITLDLAKKILRDSVQVKKILTAEEIQRVVAERFHLRQVDMKSKKRTKTIVQPRQITMYLCRELTSNSFPEIGRHFGGKDHTTVIHACRQIEKRMEADASFKQLVESITRQLQEGQGSA
- the rpmH gene encoding 50S ribosomal protein L34; the encoded protein is MSITYRQPSKRRKKKTHGFLTRMKSKGGRRALSRRRSKGRRKLTA
- the yidD gene encoding membrane protein insertion efficiency factor YidD, encoding MKHVLIGMIKCYKWTVSPFLPRACRFTPTCSCYAMESLQRHGMVKGLLYTVVRILKCQPFHPGGYDPVK